DNA sequence from the Ruminococcus albus 7 = DSM 20455 genome:
ACACAGCTATGATGGAAGCATATAATGAAATGGAGAGAATTAACCCCAGCGGCAGCAACCCTAACATGTTAACTACGGTATCAAGACATAGTTTTAGAAAGAGGACAAAAGACTTTGAAAAGATGAATAATGAGTATTTCAAACAGCATGGCAAATATGCTTTTTAAAACACGATATTAATGATTTAATTACTGACGTCATAAGTTAATAAAGTAAAATAAGTAATCCCTTTACCTAATTGGCAAAGGGATTATTTGTTATCTATTCGTCTTCTTCATACCCACTACATTCATGCTTATGTTCACAAAATTCGCATTCACATAAATCACTATAATTTCCTGTTTGCCAACAGATTTCATTATAGTTCATAATATTCACCTTCTTCTATCTTCCATTTTAGGAAGAATAATACTTAAAGAAAAATTTTTTTCATCATGTGTTGTTTACTATATTTATCTAAAGCGTCTGATAATTTTTGTATTATAAACTAAATGTTATCAAGTGTATGGTTGTTTAATTTTATTGTTATTTTTGAATTGTGAATATTATTTTCTCTACTCATTATGTTATATTAAAATTCCTCGTGAGAAAAGTTATTTTCTCACGAGGATAGCAGGGGCACCAAGGATCGAACTCGGGACACGCGGTTTTGGAGACTTAAATAACTTGTAATGAGTTATAAACACCTGATTTATTAGTACCTAACAACTTCTCCATGAAATCAATACATTATACCATACTAAATTTAATTAGTCAACATCACATTTAGTGTGGCTAAAGACACATTTATAACAACGATAAAAGATAGCGTTTGACAGAAGTCAGGCGCTATTTTTTATGGCAGCGGCAGGGTCGCTCCCTGCGGGCAGTGCTTAGTGTTTTTCTCACTGCCCTTCCCGCTGTCAATAGATTGAAAAACACTAAGATTAAAATCCGCAACAGCGGTGAAAGGAAAAAACCATGAAAAACACAAAAATAATTGCAGTAGCAAATCAGAAAGGCGGCGTGGGCAAAACCACTACTACAATCAATGTAGGTGCAGCACTTGCTCTTACGGGCAAAAAGGTCCTGCTAATTGACTTGGACACTCAGGAATCCCTTTCAAATTTCCTCGGGATCTACAATGCAGAGAACAATATAGGTAAAGCGCTCTACAAAACAGTTAACCGCGAAACTATTGACCTTGCAGATTACATTGTCACAAACGAGGTCAACAGAGTTGACATAATCCCGGCAGAACTGAACACAATGCAGCGTATCGCCATAGACCTTGTATCAGTCAGAAGCAAAGAAACAGTTTTTCGCAGATTGATAAATCAGAACAGTGAACTTCTTAGCAGATACGACTACATCCTGCTTGACTGCCCACCGTCCCTTAATGTTATATTGGATAACGCACTTACGGCAAGCCGTTATGTGCTTATCCCCTGTCAGGCTCACCCTCTGAGCTATCCCCCGCTGCCTAATCTCCTATTACAGATAAATGAGATTCAAGCAGAACTGAATGAAAACATAGAAATCATCGGAATTGTGCCAACAATGGTTGACAGGAGCAACAACAGCAAAACAACGGTCGAAATGCTCCGCGGTAATTACTCTGACATTGTTTTTGAAAGCGAGATAGAACGTATGGCTGTTGCCGCCAACTCTGCACTCACTGAAAAGGCAGTTGTTCTGTCAAACGCTAAGGACAACCGCGTATCACGTGAATACAAGGCTCTCACTGATGAGCTTGTAAGTCGTATCGAGGGGGTGTAAGGCATGAAATTTGATAAAGTAAGTGAAACATTCTCCGAGAGAAAGGAAAAAGGAAGTATAAAAGAAAGCCTTATCTCAGCTGAGGAAGTTCTGAACGAGATAACCGAGATAGCTATGCACAAGCTTGATATGTACACAGACGAGGATGGAAATCAGCCTTTTGACATAGACGATGAAAAAGTTGAAGCCCTGAGCGAAAGTATAAAAGAGAATGGGCAGCTGGAACCTATCATCGTTCGTAAAAAGAATGGTAGGTATCAGATACTCAGCGGTCATCATAGATACCTCGCTCTGAAGTCGATAACTGCAATGTATGCACTTGCAACTGTGGTCGATGTATCCGACCTTAAAGCCTACATGATAGTGTGCGAAAGCAACATCCATCATGCGGCTCCCCCGCCCTCTAAGCTTTGTAAGATTTTCCTGCGGTATCGTGCCGCAGGAAAAGAAGAGAAGATAACCGCCGATCAGCTTGCTAAGATGTTCGGCATCAGCCGTGAACAGATGTATCGCATAATTGCTATGGACACACTTACAACACCGATGCAGGAACTGGTCGATGCAGGACTTATCTCAACCAACAGCATAAAACAGCTGAGAACACTTACCCCTGACCAACAGGATACGCTTGCTGACTATGTTTATAATGAGGACAAAAAGCTTAACAAGGCGAAATGTGACAAGGTCATAGATCTGTTTATCACTAATGCAAATGCAACGGTAGAAGATATTGACGAGTGTCTGAACAGTGACGATAAAGAAAAGGAACCTGCCAACAACTACAATGCTATGAAGAAAATGAGCAAAGAACAGCTGGCTGACTATATTTTTGCAAACCTTGCAAGCTTTACTTCGTCAGAAAAAATCCTTTCTTTTCTCTGTGATAATATTGGAAAGGAGAAGCAAAATCTTGAAAAACATTGAACTGTGCAGAAATTGTTACTATGGCAGAGTGATCGTCGATGACAATGGACAAGTATTTGGACGGTCTTGTGAATTTCCTATATCAGTATTTATTGAAAATATAGATAAAGTAAAAAACGAAACAGACGATGAATGTATGTTTTTCAGCGGCGGCTGTTCCGGAGTGATAGGATTTACAAATATAGATAGGAATGAGACCGATCACATAGAACAGACAGAAGTCCTTGACGAACAGCCTGAACAAGACAATTTAGAAAAAGCACCTGATATTATTCATAAGAACATTTGGACTAACATCTTAATGAATATTGTTATGTTTCTCATTGGTGTTGGTGTAGCTATTATATATACTATTATAATAAGGGACTGATAAAGTGTGTCTATAGACACAGTTTATCAAGTGGTGCTGGGAATGGAAATACGAATAATCGGAACCAAAGAAGAACTGGAGCAGGCGGCAATTCAGATAGCTGCCTGCTACAAAATAAAATACAAAAGTCGAATCTATCTCTGCCGTGATAAAAAGGCTTACCGGCTGTATATAAAAACCGAGGATAACCACATAGAGGAAGAAAAGCAGCTGGAAGGTCAGATGTCTTTTGATGAGGTGTGATTTCATGAGGTACAATATATGAAAATGGGAAAGCTTGGATATAATAGCGACAATAGCAGATACGGCATTCTTGTCTGCGATTTATGGGAGTTAGATGGCTTTCGCTGTGGCGATACATTAGAGGTGTGGGACAGAGATACAGAGCAGTGGATACCGACACGCATGGAAATGCGTTGGAAAAACGAATGGTATCTCGTCGGCACGCCATACAGCGGTACGGCTTTAGAGGGTTTGAAAGTAAGAGTGAAATAATCTGAGCTTGTGCTGTAAATTTAACAAGGAGATTATAAGATGAAAGTACATAATCACGATTATCCCGACCACAAAACCGCAAGGCAGTGGGCAAAACAAGGCTTTTTACCAATAGATGGGGCAGAAGGAATAGAGTTATGGGCAAATCAATTTTGTCAGAATAAATACATCTATTACGGACCCGATGAAGTATCCAAGGCTACACCCGATCAGCTTTCTAACTTTTTCCGCTTTGAACGAGAAAACCGAAATCAAAGAGAAAAAGAAAAAAGGAAGCACAGAAACGCTGAACTAATTGCAGAAAACAAAGAGCTTAGAAAAGAGAATAATCTACTTGAATTATCCTTATGCGAACTTGAAAGGACTGCAATTAGACTTATGCGAAACGTTGACATATCACCCGAAAAATCAGCGGATACTATTATAATAGATACTGAAACAACAGGACTCAGTGAATTAGACGATGAATTGCTGCAAGTATCTATCATCGATGATGCAGGAAATGTTCTTTACAACAGCTATCTTCGCCCCTTATACCATACTTCATGGAAAGAAGCGGAATGTGTAAATAACATTACTCCGCGAATGGTAGCGGAGGCACCGACCATCTATGATGAAATGCCAAAGATAAATGCTATCATAAAAGCTGCCAAAAAAATCATAGGCTTTAATACCGGGTTTGATGAAAACTTCCTTTATTTCTCCGGTGGAATTTCATGGATGAATAAAGAGGTCGTTGATGTAATGACGATGTTCGCGCCGATCTACGGTGAATGGAGCGAACAATACGACGATTATAAATGGCAAAACCTTATTAAAGCTGCCGATTACTATGATTATGATTGGAGCAGCCGACCAGGTGAAGCACACAACAGTCTTGCAGACTGCTATGCTACCCTATATGTGTACAATAAGATCATTGAATAAAAAGTGTGTCTATAGACACATTTTATTCTTGACATAAGAGAGCATTTAGTCTATAATAGAGAGGTAAATGATGAAGAACTTATATGATAAAAGTAAGTATATCAACAAAAAAACACTCGATCCAAAAGCAGAGATAATATTAAAAACAAAGGATAAACTTGATGAATATCGAAAAAAAACAATTAAAACAGATACAAGCTCTGATTTCAAAGACAAGCTGTATCGGATCTGTTGTACAATTATATCTAAATATAAATAAAGATTTAAGATTAAGGTTAAAACCTAAATGTTTATCTAATTGTTGCCAATGCTGCAATGATCTTTTTTTTATATCACCTCCAGAATTCTACACAATTCTCTTTTACCTGAAAGAATACATGGGTGAAGACTATATTTTAGCAAAAATACAGTATTCTCAAGCAATGTTGAATAAACTGAAAAATGCTTGTCCATCGTATGATGATTATTCAAGTTCTTATTTATCATTTGATAAAGACCTATATATTTCTTTACATGACACCTTAGAAAACCATAAAATTCGCTGCCCTTTTTTAAATTCCAAAGGTCATTGTGACATTTATCCTGTACGACCTTTAATCTGTAGGTTATATGGTTGGAAAATACAGTGTAAAAATATAGGTAAAACAATGAAATATAACAAGTATGAAAAATACAATGAATTTCAAAAACTAAATGGTTATAATGGTAAGTTTGAAAAAGAGTATATCATAATTGATTATCTTGCTGAACTTGCTCCCCTACTTTTATTTAATGAAGAAGAGTTCAAGAAAAAATATCAAGAATCCATATAAGCAAATCTGATAAAGTAGTTTATTTAAATACAGTTTATAATACACGTAAAGCAGCCAATTAATAATGGCTGTTTTTTTTTGTAAATAATGATACAAATGAAAGGTAAGATGAAAATGAAAGAAAATATTATTGTAGGATTTAGAGGACCCAGTAAAAAAAAATCTGTAAGATACAATCAGAAGCTAATCACTTCCTCCATAATGGTAATCACATCACCATATGAAGAGACAGTAAGAAAATGTATAGCAGAGTATAATATTAAGGATTTTGATTTTAATTCAGCTACATACGGGTTATATTCAAACATAAGAATAGAACTAAATAACGAAACCGGCGAGTGTAAGATTCAGGTGTTTGATGAAAATACAGGTGAACTGAAAGCTTTATACAAGGGAGTAACTAAAAATGAATAACGAACAGCAGATAGGATGGAGCGCAAAACGGGGGTTGATTTAATGAAAGATCTATTAGATATTTTCTCAATAGATTTTATTGCTATTGGTATTGCTGGTTTTATTTATTTCTTTTTTATCATGAGTTTTATCAACATACAAAGAAGATTTCCAAAGTCAAAAACTAATAATGAAAAGACACAAGAAAGGAATGATGGAAATGAACCAAAAAAAGAATAACCGCTTTGAGTACATGATAATCACAATTTGCGGAGTATTTATAATAACCTATGCTATGATGGTTGACAAGATCATGAATTTCCCGGAAGTCATGTCAAGCACTCCGTTGAAGATACTATTAACCGTTTTTTCTTGTATTGTGTTTATCATCACTGTTTGCCTTACAGTGAGATTATTCATGCTCATTCATAAGGATTATGTAGAAAGGAGATAGACCATGTATAGTCTTGAAGATGTTAAAAGCGGACAATGCAATCTGATGTTAACTGTTGTCGAAACAGATTACGGCAGATTTGTCACCGATGAATACATCAGTGATGATGATCTGTATTCCTCATCGGCTTTGGTCGATTATTTTGATAGCTGTGACTGCGATGATGCAGATTATGCAGATATAGAAGTCGGTTTATACAGGTACGGTGATCTCGGTGGTGATGCCGATGATATGCTGACCGATGATGTTCGCGCATATATCGAGTATGACATTGAGAGTTTCCTCAGCAAATGCGACCCACTAGAAACCAATACCTATGAGGTCGATCTGAGGATGCTGCTTGATCGAGGAGCTGAAAGGGGGTATTAATTTCATGGCTATGAATTTACATATAAGTCTAAGAAATAAAATACTTAGTGAATACTGTGAATTTCGTAAATCACAGGAACAGCTTCAGCCAAAAGAAGTATATGAAAATGCGTATGAAATAGTTATCAAACAGAACATCAGAGATCTGATATGTGATGAAACCGTTGCGCTAACTTCTGAACAAAAAATCGCTTTAAAATTGAGCAATAATACTCTCGATGAGATCTATGAAGATTGGCTTGATAAAGATACTGAAAATCTGGCAGACATACCCGATACTATCACTGAAACGGCAGACAGGCTTATGTCAAAAGTGAAATCCAAAAGTCAGCTTATTTGGAAAGGTTTCCTTGCTGAGAACAGACTCGATCTTAATATCAGAGCTATAAAGATACGCAACAGTACAAATTCAGATATTTTTGAGATAAAGGAAGTCATAAAAGACGAATACACGATATTATACAACAACAACGATAACGGCACCGAAACATTGACATCAGTTGATGAATTGAGATCAGTTTATGAAAAAACACTTGACAAGTATTCCGGAAAGCTAATAGAAACACACGGAAAAGAAGTCACAGGTGTATTGCTGGAAATTCCAAATAGACTGACACCTTTTACTGAATTCAAAGATTTTTGCCCTGATTGGCGTGAAC
Encoded proteins:
- a CDS encoding YkgJ family cysteine cluster protein codes for the protein MNIEKKQLKQIQALISKTSCIGSVVQLYLNINKDLRLRLKPKCLSNCCQCCNDLFFISPPEFYTILFYLKEYMGEDYILAKIQYSQAMLNKLKNACPSYDDYSSSYLSFDKDLYISLHDTLENHKIRCPFLNSKGHCDIYPVRPLICRLYGWKIQCKNIGKTMKYNKYEKYNEFQKLNGYNGKFEKEYIIIDYLAELAPLLLFNEEEFKKKYQESI
- a CDS encoding ParB/RepB/Spo0J family partition protein; the encoded protein is MKFDKVSETFSERKEKGSIKESLISAEEVLNEITEIAMHKLDMYTDEDGNQPFDIDDEKVEALSESIKENGQLEPIIVRKKNGRYQILSGHHRYLALKSITAMYALATVVDVSDLKAYMIVCESNIHHAAPPPSKLCKIFLRYRAAGKEEKITADQLAKMFGISREQMYRIIAMDTLTTPMQELVDAGLISTNSIKQLRTLTPDQQDTLADYVYNEDKKLNKAKCDKVIDLFITNANATVEDIDECLNSDDKEKEPANNYNAMKKMSKEQLADYIFANLASFTSSEKILSFLCDNIGKEKQNLEKH
- a CDS encoding ParA family protein, giving the protein MKNTKIIAVANQKGGVGKTTTTINVGAALALTGKKVLLIDLDTQESLSNFLGIYNAENNIGKALYKTVNRETIDLADYIVTNEVNRVDIIPAELNTMQRIAIDLVSVRSKETVFRRLINQNSELLSRYDYILLDCPPSLNVILDNALTASRYVLIPCQAHPLSYPPLPNLLLQINEIQAELNENIEIIGIVPTMVDRSNNSKTTVEMLRGNYSDIVFESEIERMAVAANSALTEKAVVLSNAKDNRVSREYKALTDELVSRIEGV
- a CDS encoding DUF5348 domain-containing protein, with the translated sequence MKMGKLGYNSDNSRYGILVCDLWELDGFRCGDTLEVWDRDTEQWIPTRMEMRWKNEWYLVGTPYSGTALEGLKVRVK
- a CDS encoding 3'-5' exonuclease — protein: MKVHNHDYPDHKTARQWAKQGFLPIDGAEGIELWANQFCQNKYIYYGPDEVSKATPDQLSNFFRFERENRNQREKEKRKHRNAELIAENKELRKENNLLELSLCELERTAIRLMRNVDISPEKSADTIIIDTETTGLSELDDELLQVSIIDDAGNVLYNSYLRPLYHTSWKEAECVNNITPRMVAEAPTIYDEMPKINAIIKAAKKIIGFNTGFDENFLYFSGGISWMNKEVVDVMTMFAPIYGEWSEQYDDYKWQNLIKAADYYDYDWSSRPGEAHNSLADCYATLYVYNKIIE
- a CDS encoding DUF3848 domain-containing protein; amino-acid sequence: MIEELKGGINFMAMNLHISLRNKILSEYCEFRKSQEQLQPKEVYENAYEIVIKQNIRDLICDETVALTSEQKIALKLSNNTLDEIYEDWLDKDTENLADIPDTITETADRLMSKVKSKSQLIWKGFLAENRLDLNIRAIKIRNSTNSDIFEIKEVIKDEYTILYNNNDNGTETLTSVDELRSVYEKTLDKYSGKLIETHGKEVTGVLLEIPNRLTPFTEFKDFCPDWRERGSTPSYVKEVWDNFLKDHDLPENTTKISFHATSTYYVGGIDENGHERKDNYSEYTEDDSFYLFDYDNELVIRYGFESELDFPIEDTIIDPSILSKDYEDVLEKYSTELSKRTYNYIDVCITKSDGSETHEDFESFCPDWEERAPIITSSRQR